The following are from one region of the Syngnathus typhle isolate RoL2023-S1 ecotype Sweden linkage group LG22, RoL_Styp_1.0, whole genome shotgun sequence genome:
- the ino80 gene encoding chromatin-remodeling ATPase INO80 isoform X1 → MNRWMDSSSCIFSQYGFCVSKVLQLTEDNDFSYRVKIPAQPGGWGYPDCMASGQGGRPEPAGTAAAACSSALAKPLYLQRLERSLRLESFLHQTAAIFNRDVTSDDSDDSDGDLGSGLSIEPLAVKREPCDPEDAFVEGKPLNGVLLQDQKSDQANLYNFSKMKKNRKWLKSLLLSDNTTDSDTDSDDSDFSMSRDELHDMLRLHRYTRQHQNKFHTDRELQHYQYYSTGLLSSQDLFYEQQRHLVGPKKRKIKEEKKFKAKLKKVKKKKKRGEGDLSDESLHYGPPKTFAKFSQDAPAPILKKKHLSLEQLNARRRKVWLTIAKKEIPKSFKQKTSAKNLVLTNAKKLAHQCMREVRRAAIQAQKNCKETLPRARRLTKEMMLYWKKYDKVEKEHRKRAEKEALEQRKLDEEMKEAKRQQRKLNFLITQTELYAHFMSGKASADSPSGDDAQEEILKKLDDTSARRQIDIGGGVMVNVGQEDYDSEYYKSQALRNAQEAYHIHQQRTRMFDEDSHDSRCASSSTAAGFGESYSLSNPSIQAGEDIPQPTIFNGKLKGYQLKGMNWLANLYEQGINGILADEMGLGKTVQSIALLAHLAERDNIWGPFLIISPASTLNNWHQEFSRFVAKFKVLPYWGNPHDRKVIRKFWSQKTLYTQNAPFHVVITSYQLVVQDVKYFQRVKWQYMVLDEAQALKSSTSVRWKILLQFQCRNRLLLTGTPIQNTMAELWALLHFIMPTLFDSHEEFNEWFSKDIESHAENKSAIDENQLSRLHMILKPFMLRRIKKDVENELSDKIEILTYCQLTSRQRLLYQALRNKISIEDLLQSSMGTAQQSHSTTSSLMNLVMQFRKVCNHPDLFERQETRSPFHMSLPPYVLSKFLYRHGLLHVHRQATDKSLRVLLSPFSPNHIQRSLFHKKGDDEGNCFSFLRFIDVSPAEMSNLMLQGTLVRWLALFLSLKAAYRLHCQRLFTLQEEGAGVAGGTPRSGTLSHKDLLLWIHRPSSFPNTQTSPVLRNLVFTALRPGMVGHADVTVHCRRSAASRVWPCQPALPPKFLLAATPRVTAVPTERYCADRSAEHEWRVTRGGGGAVFKECFLYGTPDLASHWRRRAGSFFPQQSGGVTAVFPQHGWSYIRIPDKESLITESGKLHTLDILLSRLKAQGHRVLIYSQMTRMIDLLEEYMVYRKHTYMRLDGSSKISERRDMVADFQSRTDIFVFLLSTRAGGLGINLTAADTVIFYDSDWNPTVDQQAMDRAHRLGQTKQVTVYRLICQGSIEERILQRAKEKSEIQRVVISGGNFKPDTLKPKEVVSLLLDDDELEKKLRQRQEEKRQQEESSKVKERKRKREKYAEKKKTEESEIKRRKEANLVIVHAPSADNSNLSADGDDSFISVEMDSAMPSPFSEPACVSPCAPLGQQISLSSELQPGSLPPEAEADESSNDMLVIVDEPLSSAPQSRATNSPVSLSGSVSDNVNGILTSDFSPGRGRSGRSRGRPKGSGGGPKSGGKGRARKSTAGSAAAMAGAMAGAAAASAAAYAAYGYSVSKAGQAVSNPLQPSVGRSGPAFNSARGSSPQAKAAGAAAVLGPGKQLVHGHHQLVRKSKGPQ, encoded by the exons ATGaacagatggatggattctTCTTCATGCATATTTTCCCAATatg GCTTCTGCGTATCCAAAGTCCTTCAACTAACCGAGGATAATGACTTCAGTTACAGAG TAAAAATCCCTGCCCAGCCGGGCGGGTGGGGGTATCCGGACTGCATGGCGTCGGGGCAGGGCGGGCGGCCGGAGCCGGCTggtacggcggcggcggcgtgttcTTCGGCTCTGGCGAAACCGCTCTACCTGCAACGCTTGGAGCGCTCCCTCAGGCTAGAAAGCTTTCTGCATCAAACGGCCGCCATCTTTAACAGAGATGTCACCAG CGATGACAGCGACGACAGCGACGGCGATCTGGGCTCCGGCCTCTCCATCGAACCCTTGGCGGTGAAGAGGGAGCCCTGCGACCCAGAGGACGCCTTTGTGGAAGGCAAGCCCCTCAACGGCGTTCTTCTGCAAG ACCAAAAGAGCGACCAAGCGAACCTGTACAATTTCTCAAAAATGAAGAAGAATCGCAAATGGTTAAAG AGCCTGTTGCTGAGCGACAACACCACCGACTCGGACACGGACTCGGACGACTCGGACTTCAGCATGTCGCGCGACGAGTTGCACGACATGCTGAGGCTGCACCGCTACACCAGGCAGCACCAGAACAAGTTCCACACGGACCGTGAG CTTCAACACTATCAGTACTACAGCACGGGGCTCCTTTCCAGTCAAGACCTCTTCTATGAGCAACAGCGCCATCTTGTGGGTCCAAAGAAGAGGAAGAtcaaagaggagaaaaaatTCAAGG CCAAGCTGAAGaaagtgaagaagaagaagaagcgcggcGAGGGCGATCTGTCCGACGAGAGCCTCCATTATGGGCCTCCCAAGACCTTCGCTAAGTTCTCGCAGGACGCGCCAGCGCCAATCCTGAAGAAGAAGCACCTGAGCTTGGAGCAGCTGAACGCACGCCGACGCAAGGTGTGGCTCACCATTGCCAAGAAGGAGATCCCCAAG TCTTTCAAGCAGAAGACCTCCGCCAAGAACCTGGTCTTGACCAATgctaaaaag TTGGCCCACCAGTGCATGCGGGAGGTGCGACGAGCCGCCATCCAGGCACAGAAGAACTGCAAGGAGACGCTACCTCGCGCCCGCCGCCTCACCAAGGAGATGATGCTCTACTGGAAAAAGTACGACAAGGTGGAGAAGGAGCACAGGAAGCGGGCGGAGAAGGAGGCGCTGGAGCAGCGGAAACTGGACGAGGAGATGAAGGAG GCCAAGCGTCAGCAGCGCAAGCTCAACTTCCTCATCACGCAAACGGAGCTCTACGCCCACTTCATGAGCGGCAAAGCCTCCGCCGACTCGCCGAGCGGCGACGACGCCCAGGAGGAGATCCTGAAGAAGCTGGACGACACCAGCGCCCGGCGGCAGATTGACATCGGAGGAGGCGTCATGGTCAACGTGGGACAGGAGGACTACG ACAGTGAATACTACAAGTCTCAAGCTCTGAGGAACGCGCAGGAGGCCTACCACATCCATCAACAGAGA ACGCGCATGTTCGACGAGGACTCCCACGACAGCCGCTGCGCCTCGTCCTCGACGGCCGCCGGCTTCGGCGAGAGCTACAGCCTGTCCAACCCGTCCATCCAGGCCGGCGAGGACATCCCGCAGCCCACCATCTTCAACGGCAAGCTGAAGGGCTACCAGCTCAAAGGCATGAACTGGCTCGCCAACCTCTACGAGCAA GGTATTAACGGTATCCTAGCAGATGAGATGGGTCTCGGCAAGACCGTTCAGAGCATCGCCCTGTTGGCTCATCTCGCAGAG AGGGACAACATCTGGGGCCCGTTCCTCATCATCTCCCCGGCGTCCACGCTCAACAACTGGCATCAGGAGTTCTCACGCTTTGTGGCCAAATTCAAG GTGTTGCCATACTGGGGAAACCCTCACGATCGCAAAGTCATCCGCAAATTCTGGAGCCAG AAAACCCTGTACACGCAGAACGCACCGTTCCACGTTGTGATCACCAGCTACCAGCTAGTGGTCCAGGACGTCAAGTACTTCCAGAGAGTCAAGTGGCAGTACATGGTTCTGGATGAGGCCCAGGCACTGAAAAGCAGTACGAG cgttcGGTGGAAGATCCTCTTGCAGTTCCAGTGTCGAAACAGGCTGCTCCTCACAGGGACTCCCATCCAGAACACAATGGCCGAGCTGTGGGCCCTCCTGCATTTCATCATGCCCACCTTATTCGATTCTCACGAGGAATTCAACGAGTGGTTCTCCAAGGACATCGAGAGCCACGCCGAGAACAAGTCGGCCATCGACGAGA ACCAACTTTCGCGCCTGCACATGATCCTCAAGCCTTTCATGCTGCGCAGGATCAAGAAGGATGTGGAAAACGAGCTCTCGGACAAG ATCGAGATCCTGACCTACTGCCAGCTAACGTCGAGGCAGAGGTTGCTCTACCAGGCCCTGAGGAACAAGATCTCCATCGAGGACCTGCTCCAGTCCTCCATGGGCACGGCGCAGCAGTCccacagcaccacgtcgtcccTCATGAATCTGGTCATGCAGTTCAGGAAG GTGTGCAATCATCCGGACTTGTTTGAACGCCAGGAGACACGCTCTCCTTTCCACATGTCCCTCCCGCCCTACGTGTTGTCCAAGTTCCTCTATCGTCACGGCCTCCTCCATGTTCACCGCCAGGCCACCGACAA GTCACTGCGAGTGCTGCTGTCTCCCTTTTCCCCGAATCATATCCAACGGTCGCTCTTTCACAAGAAAG GCGACGATGAAGGAAACTGTTTTTCCTTCCTGCGCTTCATTGACGTGTCGCCGGCCGAAATGTCCAACCTCATGCTGCAAGGCACCTTGGTCAG GTGGTTAGCCCTTTTTCTGTCCCTGAAGGCAGCGTACCGACTCCATTGTCAGCGGCTGTTCACCCTCCAGGAAGAAGGCGCAGGGGTCGCAGGGGGGACGCCACGGTCCGGGACTCTGTCTCACAAAGACCTCCTCTTGTGGATACACAGACCCTCATCCTTCCCCAACACGCAAACGAGCCCTGTGCTAAGG aaCCTGGTCTTCACGGCCCTCAGGCCAGGTATGGTCGGACACGCCGACGTGACCGTCCACTGTCGACGTTCCGCCGCCTCCCGAGTGTGGCCGTGCCAGCCCGCGCTCCCGCCCAAGTTCCTCCTGGCAGCCACACCCAGG GTCACGGCGGTTCCAACGGAGCGCTACTGCGCCGATCGAAGCGCCGAGCACGAGTGGCGGGTgacgcgcggcggcggcggcgccgtctTCAAAGAATGCTTCCTTTACGGCACGCCCGACCTAGCCTCCCATTGGCGGCGGAGGGCGGGCTCCTTCTTCCCGCAACAATCCGGCGGCGTGACGGCCGTCTTCCCTCAGCACGGCTGGTCCTACATTCGGATCCCAG ATAAGGAAAGTCTAATCACGGAAAGTGGCAAGCTTCACACCCTGGACATCCTGCTGAGTCGACTAAAGGCCCAGGGACACCGAGTCCTCATCTATTCCCAGATGACCCGCATGATCGACCTGCTCGAG gAGTACATGGTTTACCGCAAGCACACCTACATGCGCCTGGATGGCTCCTCGAAGATCTCCGAGCGTAGAGATATGGTGGCGGACTTCCAGAGTCG GACGGACATCTTTGTGTTCCTACTCAGCACCAGAGCGGGCGGGCTCGGCATCAACTTGACGGCGGCCGACACT GTCATCTTCTACGACAGTGACTGGAACCCCACCGTGGACCAGCAGGCCATGGACCGGGCCCACCGACTGGGTCAGACCAAGCAGGTGACAGTCTATCGACTCATCTGCCAGGGGAGCATCGAGGAACGCATCCTGCAGCGAGCTAAAGAGAAGAGCGAG ATTCAAAGGGTGGTGATATCCGGCGGTAACTTCAAACCCGACACGCTCAAACCCAAGGAGGTGGTCAGCCTTCTGCTGGATGATGACGAGCTAGAGaagaaat TGCGTCAGAGACAGGAGGAGAAGCGGCAGCAAGAGGAGAGCAGCAAGGTGAAGGAGCGCAAGAGGAAGAGGGAGAAGTATGCTGAGAAG AAGAAGACGGAGGAGTCTGAAATCAAGAGGAGGAAAGAGGCCAACCTGGTCATCGTGCACGCGCCCTCGGCCGACAACTCCAACTTGTCGGCGGACGGCGACGACTCCTTCATCAGCGTGGAAATGGACTCGGCCATGCCCAGCCCCTTTAGCGAG CCTGCGTGCGTGTCTCCGTGTGCACCTTTGGGCCAGCAGATCTCACTTAGCAGCGAACTCCAGCCCGGCTCGCTGCCGCCGGAGGCCGAGGCGGACGAGAGCAGCAACGACATGCTGGTCATCGTGGACGAGCCGCTGTCTTCGGCGCCGCAGTCGCGGGCCACCAACTCCCCCGTCTCCCTGTCCGGTTCCGTCTCGGACAACGTGAACG GTATTCTGACCTCAGACTTCAGCCCCGGCAGAGGGAGGTCGGGCCGGAGTCGAGGACGCCCGAAAGGATCCGGGGGCGGGCCCAAGTCTGGGGGCAAAGGGCGAGCTCGCAAGTCGACGGCGGGCAGCGCGGCGGCGATGGCGGGAGCGATGGCCGGAGCGGCGGCTGCATCTGCGGCAGCGTACGCCGCGTACGGCTACAGCGTTTCCAAAG CGGGCCAAGCCGTGTCCAACCCCCTGCAGCCTTCCGTGGGTCGTTCTGGCCCCGCCTTCAACTCGGCCAGAGGCTCGTCTCCGCAAGCCAAGGCCGCAGGCGCAGCAGCTGTTTTGGGCCCGGGCAAGCAACTGGTTCACGGCCACCACCAGCTTGTCAGGAAAAGCAAAGGACCCCAATGA
- the ino80 gene encoding chromatin-remodeling ATPase INO80 isoform X2: protein MNRWMDSSSCIFSQYGFCVSKVLQLTEDNDFSYRVKIPAQPGGWGYPDCMASGQGGRPEPAGTAAAACSSALAKPLYLQRLERSLRLESFLHQTAAIFNRDVTSDDSDDSDGDLGSGLSIEPLAVKREPCDPEDAFVEGKPLNGVLLQDQKSDQANLYNFSKMKKNRKWLKSLLLSDNTTDSDTDSDDSDFSMSRDELHDMLRLHRYTRQHQNKFHTDRELQHYQYYSTGLLSSQDLFYEQQRHLVGPKKRKIKEEKKFKAKLKKVKKKKKRGEGDLSDESLHYGPPKTFAKFSQDAPAPILKKKHLSLEQLNARRRKVWLTIAKKEIPKSFKQKTSAKNLVLTNAKKLAHQCMREVRRAAIQAQKNCKETLPRARRLTKEMMLYWKKYDKVEKEHRKRAEKEALEQRKLDEEMKEAKRQQRKLNFLITQTELYAHFMSGKASADSPSGDDAQEEILKKLDDTSARRQIDIGGGVMVNVGQEDYDSEYYKSQALRNAQEAYHIHQQRTRMFDEDSHDSRCASSSTAAGFGESYSLSNPSIQAGEDIPQPTIFNGKLKGYQLKGMNWLANLYEQGINGILADEMGLGKTVQSIALLAHLAERDNIWGPFLIISPASTLNNWHQEFSRFVAKFKVLPYWGNPHDRKVIRKFWSQKTLYTQNAPFHVVITSYQLVVQDVKYFQRVKWQYMVLDEAQALKSSTSVRWKILLQFQCRNRLLLTGTPIQNTMAELWALLHFIMPTLFDSHEEFNEWFSKDIESHAENKSAIDENQLSRLHMILKPFMLRRIKKDVENELSDKIEILTYCQLTSRQRLLYQALRNKISIEDLLQSSMGTAQQSHSTTSSLMNLVMQFRKVCNHPDLFERQETRSPFHMSLPPYVLSKFLYRHGLLHVHRQATDKSLRVLLSPFSPNHIQRSLFHKKGDDEGNCFSFLRFIDVSPAEMSNLMLQGTLVRWLALFLSLKAAYRLHCQRLFTLQEEGAGVAGGTPRSGTLSHKDLLLWIHRPSSFPNTQTSPVLRNLVFTALRPGMVGHADVTVHCRRSAASRVWPCQPALPPKFLLAATPRVTAVPTERYCADRSAEHEWRVTRGGGGAVFKECFLYGTPDLASHWRRRAGSFFPQQSGGVTAVFPQHGWSYIRIPDKESLITESGKLHTLDILLSRLKAQGHRVLIYSQMTRMIDLLEEYMVYRKHTYMRLDGSSKISERRDMVADFQSRTDIFVFLLSTRAGGLGINLTAADTVIFYDSDWNPTVDQQAMDRAHRLGQTKQVTVYRLICQGSIEERILQRAKEKSEIQRVVISGGNFKPDTLKPKEVVSLLLDDDELEKKLRQRQEEKRQQEESSKVKERKRKREKYAEKKTEESEIKRRKEANLVIVHAPSADNSNLSADGDDSFISVEMDSAMPSPFSEPACVSPCAPLGQQISLSSELQPGSLPPEAEADESSNDMLVIVDEPLSSAPQSRATNSPVSLSGSVSDNVNGILTSDFSPGRGRSGRSRGRPKGSGGGPKSGGKGRARKSTAGSAAAMAGAMAGAAAASAAAYAAYGYSVSKAGQAVSNPLQPSVGRSGPAFNSARGSSPQAKAAGAAAVLGPGKQLVHGHHQLVRKSKGPQ from the exons ATGaacagatggatggattctTCTTCATGCATATTTTCCCAATatg GCTTCTGCGTATCCAAAGTCCTTCAACTAACCGAGGATAATGACTTCAGTTACAGAG TAAAAATCCCTGCCCAGCCGGGCGGGTGGGGGTATCCGGACTGCATGGCGTCGGGGCAGGGCGGGCGGCCGGAGCCGGCTggtacggcggcggcggcgtgttcTTCGGCTCTGGCGAAACCGCTCTACCTGCAACGCTTGGAGCGCTCCCTCAGGCTAGAAAGCTTTCTGCATCAAACGGCCGCCATCTTTAACAGAGATGTCACCAG CGATGACAGCGACGACAGCGACGGCGATCTGGGCTCCGGCCTCTCCATCGAACCCTTGGCGGTGAAGAGGGAGCCCTGCGACCCAGAGGACGCCTTTGTGGAAGGCAAGCCCCTCAACGGCGTTCTTCTGCAAG ACCAAAAGAGCGACCAAGCGAACCTGTACAATTTCTCAAAAATGAAGAAGAATCGCAAATGGTTAAAG AGCCTGTTGCTGAGCGACAACACCACCGACTCGGACACGGACTCGGACGACTCGGACTTCAGCATGTCGCGCGACGAGTTGCACGACATGCTGAGGCTGCACCGCTACACCAGGCAGCACCAGAACAAGTTCCACACGGACCGTGAG CTTCAACACTATCAGTACTACAGCACGGGGCTCCTTTCCAGTCAAGACCTCTTCTATGAGCAACAGCGCCATCTTGTGGGTCCAAAGAAGAGGAAGAtcaaagaggagaaaaaatTCAAGG CCAAGCTGAAGaaagtgaagaagaagaagaagcgcggcGAGGGCGATCTGTCCGACGAGAGCCTCCATTATGGGCCTCCCAAGACCTTCGCTAAGTTCTCGCAGGACGCGCCAGCGCCAATCCTGAAGAAGAAGCACCTGAGCTTGGAGCAGCTGAACGCACGCCGACGCAAGGTGTGGCTCACCATTGCCAAGAAGGAGATCCCCAAG TCTTTCAAGCAGAAGACCTCCGCCAAGAACCTGGTCTTGACCAATgctaaaaag TTGGCCCACCAGTGCATGCGGGAGGTGCGACGAGCCGCCATCCAGGCACAGAAGAACTGCAAGGAGACGCTACCTCGCGCCCGCCGCCTCACCAAGGAGATGATGCTCTACTGGAAAAAGTACGACAAGGTGGAGAAGGAGCACAGGAAGCGGGCGGAGAAGGAGGCGCTGGAGCAGCGGAAACTGGACGAGGAGATGAAGGAG GCCAAGCGTCAGCAGCGCAAGCTCAACTTCCTCATCACGCAAACGGAGCTCTACGCCCACTTCATGAGCGGCAAAGCCTCCGCCGACTCGCCGAGCGGCGACGACGCCCAGGAGGAGATCCTGAAGAAGCTGGACGACACCAGCGCCCGGCGGCAGATTGACATCGGAGGAGGCGTCATGGTCAACGTGGGACAGGAGGACTACG ACAGTGAATACTACAAGTCTCAAGCTCTGAGGAACGCGCAGGAGGCCTACCACATCCATCAACAGAGA ACGCGCATGTTCGACGAGGACTCCCACGACAGCCGCTGCGCCTCGTCCTCGACGGCCGCCGGCTTCGGCGAGAGCTACAGCCTGTCCAACCCGTCCATCCAGGCCGGCGAGGACATCCCGCAGCCCACCATCTTCAACGGCAAGCTGAAGGGCTACCAGCTCAAAGGCATGAACTGGCTCGCCAACCTCTACGAGCAA GGTATTAACGGTATCCTAGCAGATGAGATGGGTCTCGGCAAGACCGTTCAGAGCATCGCCCTGTTGGCTCATCTCGCAGAG AGGGACAACATCTGGGGCCCGTTCCTCATCATCTCCCCGGCGTCCACGCTCAACAACTGGCATCAGGAGTTCTCACGCTTTGTGGCCAAATTCAAG GTGTTGCCATACTGGGGAAACCCTCACGATCGCAAAGTCATCCGCAAATTCTGGAGCCAG AAAACCCTGTACACGCAGAACGCACCGTTCCACGTTGTGATCACCAGCTACCAGCTAGTGGTCCAGGACGTCAAGTACTTCCAGAGAGTCAAGTGGCAGTACATGGTTCTGGATGAGGCCCAGGCACTGAAAAGCAGTACGAG cgttcGGTGGAAGATCCTCTTGCAGTTCCAGTGTCGAAACAGGCTGCTCCTCACAGGGACTCCCATCCAGAACACAATGGCCGAGCTGTGGGCCCTCCTGCATTTCATCATGCCCACCTTATTCGATTCTCACGAGGAATTCAACGAGTGGTTCTCCAAGGACATCGAGAGCCACGCCGAGAACAAGTCGGCCATCGACGAGA ACCAACTTTCGCGCCTGCACATGATCCTCAAGCCTTTCATGCTGCGCAGGATCAAGAAGGATGTGGAAAACGAGCTCTCGGACAAG ATCGAGATCCTGACCTACTGCCAGCTAACGTCGAGGCAGAGGTTGCTCTACCAGGCCCTGAGGAACAAGATCTCCATCGAGGACCTGCTCCAGTCCTCCATGGGCACGGCGCAGCAGTCccacagcaccacgtcgtcccTCATGAATCTGGTCATGCAGTTCAGGAAG GTGTGCAATCATCCGGACTTGTTTGAACGCCAGGAGACACGCTCTCCTTTCCACATGTCCCTCCCGCCCTACGTGTTGTCCAAGTTCCTCTATCGTCACGGCCTCCTCCATGTTCACCGCCAGGCCACCGACAA GTCACTGCGAGTGCTGCTGTCTCCCTTTTCCCCGAATCATATCCAACGGTCGCTCTTTCACAAGAAAG GCGACGATGAAGGAAACTGTTTTTCCTTCCTGCGCTTCATTGACGTGTCGCCGGCCGAAATGTCCAACCTCATGCTGCAAGGCACCTTGGTCAG GTGGTTAGCCCTTTTTCTGTCCCTGAAGGCAGCGTACCGACTCCATTGTCAGCGGCTGTTCACCCTCCAGGAAGAAGGCGCAGGGGTCGCAGGGGGGACGCCACGGTCCGGGACTCTGTCTCACAAAGACCTCCTCTTGTGGATACACAGACCCTCATCCTTCCCCAACACGCAAACGAGCCCTGTGCTAAGG aaCCTGGTCTTCACGGCCCTCAGGCCAGGTATGGTCGGACACGCCGACGTGACCGTCCACTGTCGACGTTCCGCCGCCTCCCGAGTGTGGCCGTGCCAGCCCGCGCTCCCGCCCAAGTTCCTCCTGGCAGCCACACCCAGG GTCACGGCGGTTCCAACGGAGCGCTACTGCGCCGATCGAAGCGCCGAGCACGAGTGGCGGGTgacgcgcggcggcggcggcgccgtctTCAAAGAATGCTTCCTTTACGGCACGCCCGACCTAGCCTCCCATTGGCGGCGGAGGGCGGGCTCCTTCTTCCCGCAACAATCCGGCGGCGTGACGGCCGTCTTCCCTCAGCACGGCTGGTCCTACATTCGGATCCCAG ATAAGGAAAGTCTAATCACGGAAAGTGGCAAGCTTCACACCCTGGACATCCTGCTGAGTCGACTAAAGGCCCAGGGACACCGAGTCCTCATCTATTCCCAGATGACCCGCATGATCGACCTGCTCGAG gAGTACATGGTTTACCGCAAGCACACCTACATGCGCCTGGATGGCTCCTCGAAGATCTCCGAGCGTAGAGATATGGTGGCGGACTTCCAGAGTCG GACGGACATCTTTGTGTTCCTACTCAGCACCAGAGCGGGCGGGCTCGGCATCAACTTGACGGCGGCCGACACT GTCATCTTCTACGACAGTGACTGGAACCCCACCGTGGACCAGCAGGCCATGGACCGGGCCCACCGACTGGGTCAGACCAAGCAGGTGACAGTCTATCGACTCATCTGCCAGGGGAGCATCGAGGAACGCATCCTGCAGCGAGCTAAAGAGAAGAGCGAG ATTCAAAGGGTGGTGATATCCGGCGGTAACTTCAAACCCGACACGCTCAAACCCAAGGAGGTGGTCAGCCTTCTGCTGGATGATGACGAGCTAGAGaagaaat TGCGTCAGAGACAGGAGGAGAAGCGGCAGCAAGAGGAGAGCAGCAAGGTGAAGGAGCGCAAGAGGAAGAGGGAGAAGTATGCTGAGAAG AAGACGGAGGAGTCTGAAATCAAGAGGAGGAAAGAGGCCAACCTGGTCATCGTGCACGCGCCCTCGGCCGACAACTCCAACTTGTCGGCGGACGGCGACGACTCCTTCATCAGCGTGGAAATGGACTCGGCCATGCCCAGCCCCTTTAGCGAG CCTGCGTGCGTGTCTCCGTGTGCACCTTTGGGCCAGCAGATCTCACTTAGCAGCGAACTCCAGCCCGGCTCGCTGCCGCCGGAGGCCGAGGCGGACGAGAGCAGCAACGACATGCTGGTCATCGTGGACGAGCCGCTGTCTTCGGCGCCGCAGTCGCGGGCCACCAACTCCCCCGTCTCCCTGTCCGGTTCCGTCTCGGACAACGTGAACG GTATTCTGACCTCAGACTTCAGCCCCGGCAGAGGGAGGTCGGGCCGGAGTCGAGGACGCCCGAAAGGATCCGGGGGCGGGCCCAAGTCTGGGGGCAAAGGGCGAGCTCGCAAGTCGACGGCGGGCAGCGCGGCGGCGATGGCGGGAGCGATGGCCGGAGCGGCGGCTGCATCTGCGGCAGCGTACGCCGCGTACGGCTACAGCGTTTCCAAAG CGGGCCAAGCCGTGTCCAACCCCCTGCAGCCTTCCGTGGGTCGTTCTGGCCCCGCCTTCAACTCGGCCAGAGGCTCGTCTCCGCAAGCCAAGGCCGCAGGCGCAGCAGCTGTTTTGGGCCCGGGCAAGCAACTGGTTCACGGCCACCACCAGCTTGTCAGGAAAAGCAAAGGACCCCAATGA